In Aeromicrobium marinum DSM 15272, one genomic interval encodes:
- the hemL gene encoding glutamate-1-semialdehyde 2,1-aminomutase, translating to MATTDESARLFDRAKVVSPGGVNSPVRAFRAVGGVPRFMAQGAGAYLTDVDGSTYVDLVGSWGPMLLGHAHPEVVAAVRDAAGRGTSFGTPSEPEVLLAEEIVARTPVEQVRLVSSGTEATMSAVRLARAATGRDLIVKFAGCYHGHVDPLLAEAGSGVVTLGIPGTPGVPDHVAADTVVLPYHDREALTRVFDEMGDRIACLITEAAPGNMGVIAPEPGFNAFLSALCRRHGALFISDEVMTGFRVTRHGQWGLDGAVEGWMPDLLTFGKVMGGGFPAAAFGGRRDLMEMLAPVGPVYQAGTLSGNPIASTAGLTTLRLATEEVYAGLQAASTTLQGAVAEALTAAGVEHVVQSTGTMFSVFWGPDPVRDFAGAQAQQTWRYAAFFHAMLDAGVYLPPSAFEAWFLSAAHDGEALSRIIEALPGAARAAAAATDPDGRPRKQGH from the coding sequence ATGGCCACCACCGACGAGTCCGCCCGTCTCTTCGACCGCGCGAAGGTGGTCTCGCCCGGTGGCGTGAACTCACCGGTCCGCGCGTTCCGGGCCGTCGGCGGGGTCCCGCGCTTCATGGCGCAGGGTGCGGGGGCCTACCTCACCGACGTCGACGGCAGCACCTACGTCGACCTGGTCGGCTCGTGGGGGCCGATGCTCCTGGGTCACGCGCATCCCGAGGTGGTCGCGGCGGTCCGCGACGCCGCCGGGCGCGGTACGTCGTTCGGCACCCCCAGCGAGCCCGAGGTGCTGCTCGCCGAGGAGATCGTGGCGCGGACCCCGGTCGAGCAGGTGCGTCTGGTGTCGTCGGGCACCGAGGCGACGATGTCGGCGGTGCGCCTGGCGCGGGCGGCGACGGGCCGGGACCTGATCGTCAAGTTCGCCGGCTGCTACCACGGTCACGTCGACCCGTTGCTCGCCGAGGCCGGCTCGGGCGTCGTCACCCTGGGCATCCCGGGGACGCCCGGCGTGCCCGACCACGTCGCCGCCGACACGGTCGTGCTGCCGTACCACGACCGTGAGGCGCTGACCCGCGTGTTCGACGAGATGGGCGACCGCATCGCGTGCCTCATCACCGAGGCGGCCCCCGGCAACATGGGCGTGATCGCCCCTGAGCCCGGCTTCAACGCCTTCCTCTCGGCCCTCTGCCGCCGACACGGGGCCCTGTTCATCAGCGACGAGGTGATGACCGGGTTCCGGGTCACCCGGCACGGCCAGTGGGGGCTCGACGGCGCGGTGGAGGGCTGGATGCCCGACCTGCTGACGTTCGGCAAGGTCATGGGTGGGGGGTTCCCCGCCGCCGCGTTCGGCGGGCGGCGCGACCTGATGGAGATGCTCGCGCCGGTCGGCCCGGTCTACCAGGCCGGCACCCTGTCGGGGAACCCGATCGCGTCGACTGCCGGCCTCACGACCCTGCGGCTCGCGACCGAGGAGGTCTACGCCGGCCTGCAGGCGGCGTCGACCACGCTGCAGGGCGCGGTCGCGGAGGCCCTCACGGCCGCGGGGGTCGAGCACGTCGTGCAGTCCACCGGCACGATGTTCAGCGTGTTCTGGGGGCCGGACCCGGTGCGCGACTTCGCCGGGGCGCAGGCCCAGCAGACCTGGCGCTACGCCGCCTTCTTCCACGCGATGCTGGACGCCGGCGTGTACCTGCCGCCGAGCGCCTTCGAGGCCTGGTTCCTGTCGGCGGCCCACGACGGGGAGGCACTCTCTAGAATCATCGAGGCACTGCCGGGCGCCGCCCGGGCCGCAGCCGCGGCGACCGATCCCGATGGACGACCGAGGAAGCAGGGTCACTGA